The Eleginops maclovinus isolate JMC-PN-2008 ecotype Puerto Natales chromosome 3, JC_Emac_rtc_rv5, whole genome shotgun sequence genome includes a region encoding these proteins:
- the shc1 gene encoding SHC-transforming protein 1 isoform X2: MEHMDMNRLGGASRRARVEGGQLGGDEWTRHGSFVNKPTRGWLHSDSVVTSAGVSYSVRYMGCVEVLQSMRALDFNTRTQVTREAISVVCEAVPGAKGAQRRRKPSSRCMTSILGKSNLQFAGMTITLTISTSSLNLLAADCKQIIANHHMQSISFASGGDPDTAEYVAYVAKDPVNQRACHILECSEGLAQEVISTIGQAFELRFKQYLKNPPKLVTPHDRMAPFDGSAWEEEDDDAAPPPDVPYYNNFPGKQPPPGGLVDMRTRPGATLPYGQPGQNDIHRQPLPPLPVGAKEGGRELFDDPSYVNVDKPRPPAAANGNAHRDAFDMKPFDDALGVSGHGGPNSVSAAPPLVQQLQCEAWFHGSLSRKEAERLLTRDGDFLVRESGTTPGQYVLTGQQGGQPKHLLLVDPEGVVRTKDHRFESVSHLISYHMDNRLPIVSAGSEVCLQQPVERRA; the protein is encoded by the exons ATGGAACATATG GACATGAACCGGCTGGGCGGGGCGTCCAGGAGGGCACGCGTGGAAGGAGGGCAGCTGGGAGGAGACGAGTGGACGCGCCATGGCTCCTTTGTCAACAAGCCCACCCGCGGCTGGCTGCACTCCGACAGTGTGGTCACCAGCGCCGGTGTTTCCTACAGTGTACGG TACATGGGTTGCGTGGAAGTGCTACAGTCGATGCGAGCGCTGGACTTCAACACCAGAACTCAGGTCACCAG GGAGGCAATCTCCGTGGTGTGCGAGGCCGTGCCCGGAGCCAAGGGAGCCCAGCGCCGGAGAAAG CCTTCTTCTCGCTGTATGACATCCATCCTGGGGAAGAGTAACCTGCAATTTGCCGGCATGACAATCACCCTCACCATCTCGACCAGCAGCCTCAACCTTCTGGCCGCCGACTGCAAACAG ATAATCGCCAACCATCACATGCAGTCCATCTCCTTTGCCTCTGGAGGAGACCCA GATACGGCTGAGTACGTAGCATACGTGGCCAAAGATCCAGTCAACCAGAGAG CTTGTCATATCCTGGAGTGCTCAGAGGGTTTAGCCCAGGAAGTCATCAGCACCATCGGCCAGGCCTTTGAACTGCGTTTCAAACAGTACCTAAAGAACCCTCCCAAACTGGTCACGCCTCATGACAg AATGGCTCCGTTTGACGGTTCTGCGTgggaggaagaagatgatgacGCTGCTCCACCTCCTGACGTCccttattataataatttcccTGGAAAACAGCCTCCCCCTGGTGGACTGGTGGACATGAGGACCCGCCCAGGTGCCACGCTG CCTTATGGACAGCCAGGCCAGAATGACATCCACAGGCAGCCTCTGCCGCCTCTTCCAG TGGGTGCCAAAGAAGGGGGACGAGAACTGTTTGATGACCCTTCATACGTCAACGTTGACAAACCCCGTCCCCCGGCTGCAGCTAATGGAAATGCTCACAGAGATGCTTTTGACATGA agCCATTTGATGATGCCCTGGGCGTCTCTGGACACGGTGGCCCAAACTCGGTTTCAGCAGCGCCCCCTCTGGTGCAGCAGTTGCAGTGCGAGGCCTGGTTCCATGGTAGCTTGAGTCGCAAGGAAGCAGAGAGGCTTCTGACCCGCGATGGAGACTTCCTTGTGCGAGAGTCTGGAACCACACCTGGACAGTATGTCCTCACGGGACAGCAGGGGGGTCAGCCCAAACACCTGCTACTAGTCGACCCAGAAGGAGTG gTTCGTACAAAAGACCATCGGTTTGAAAGTGTGAGTCACCTGATCAGTTACCACATGGACAACAGACTCCCCATCGTATCTGCTGGTAGCGAAGTGTGTCTGCAACAACCAGTAGAGCGCAGAGCCTAA
- the shc1 gene encoding SHC-transforming protein 1 isoform X3: MNRLGGASRRARVEGGQLGGDEWTRHGSFVNKPTRGWLHSDSVVTSAGVSYSVRYMGCVEVLQSMRALDFNTRTQVTREAISVVCEAVPGAKGAQRRRKPSSRCMTSILGKSNLQFAGMTITLTISTSSLNLLAADCKQIIANHHMQSISFASGGDPDTAEYVAYVAKDPVNQRACHILECSEGLAQEVISTIGQAFELRFKQYLKNPPKLVTPHDRMAPFDGSAWEEEDDDAAPPPDVPYYNNFPGKQPPPGGLVDMRTRPGATLPYGQPGQNDIHRQPLPPLPVGAKEGGRELFDDPSYVNVDKPRPPAAANGNAHRDAFDMKPFDDALGVSGHGGPNSVSAAPPLVQQLQCEAWFHGSLSRKEAERLLTRDGDFLVRESGTTPGQYVLTGQQGGQPKHLLLVDPEGVVRTKDHRFESVSHLISYHMDNRLPIVSAGSEVCLQQPVERRA, translated from the exons ATGAACCGGCTGGGCGGGGCGTCCAGGAGGGCACGCGTGGAAGGAGGGCAGCTGGGAGGAGACGAGTGGACGCGCCATGGCTCCTTTGTCAACAAGCCCACCCGCGGCTGGCTGCACTCCGACAGTGTGGTCACCAGCGCCGGTGTTTCCTACAGTGTACGG TACATGGGTTGCGTGGAAGTGCTACAGTCGATGCGAGCGCTGGACTTCAACACCAGAACTCAGGTCACCAG GGAGGCAATCTCCGTGGTGTGCGAGGCCGTGCCCGGAGCCAAGGGAGCCCAGCGCCGGAGAAAG CCTTCTTCTCGCTGTATGACATCCATCCTGGGGAAGAGTAACCTGCAATTTGCCGGCATGACAATCACCCTCACCATCTCGACCAGCAGCCTCAACCTTCTGGCCGCCGACTGCAAACAG ATAATCGCCAACCATCACATGCAGTCCATCTCCTTTGCCTCTGGAGGAGACCCA GATACGGCTGAGTACGTAGCATACGTGGCCAAAGATCCAGTCAACCAGAGAG CTTGTCATATCCTGGAGTGCTCAGAGGGTTTAGCCCAGGAAGTCATCAGCACCATCGGCCAGGCCTTTGAACTGCGTTTCAAACAGTACCTAAAGAACCCTCCCAAACTGGTCACGCCTCATGACAg AATGGCTCCGTTTGACGGTTCTGCGTgggaggaagaagatgatgacGCTGCTCCACCTCCTGACGTCccttattataataatttcccTGGAAAACAGCCTCCCCCTGGTGGACTGGTGGACATGAGGACCCGCCCAGGTGCCACGCTG CCTTATGGACAGCCAGGCCAGAATGACATCCACAGGCAGCCTCTGCCGCCTCTTCCAG TGGGTGCCAAAGAAGGGGGACGAGAACTGTTTGATGACCCTTCATACGTCAACGTTGACAAACCCCGTCCCCCGGCTGCAGCTAATGGAAATGCTCACAGAGATGCTTTTGACATGA agCCATTTGATGATGCCCTGGGCGTCTCTGGACACGGTGGCCCAAACTCGGTTTCAGCAGCGCCCCCTCTGGTGCAGCAGTTGCAGTGCGAGGCCTGGTTCCATGGTAGCTTGAGTCGCAAGGAAGCAGAGAGGCTTCTGACCCGCGATGGAGACTTCCTTGTGCGAGAGTCTGGAACCACACCTGGACAGTATGTCCTCACGGGACAGCAGGGGGGTCAGCCCAAACACCTGCTACTAGTCGACCCAGAAGGAGTG gTTCGTACAAAAGACCATCGGTTTGAAAGTGTGAGTCACCTGATCAGTTACCACATGGACAACAGACTCCCCATCGTATCTGCTGGTAGCGAAGTGTGTCTGCAACAACCAGTAGAGCGCAGAGCCTAA
- the shc1 gene encoding SHC-transforming protein 1 isoform X1 translates to MELVPKTKYTHFRSESLSSTDETNSNPSSFPPSSPATPLTPSPGLPSSFSSSSLTPILPPSSPCQAENSPTTLCSFFPRMGSLRLGVSATLLPGLKASRGLQLPHVPVESSGDDRSNSSSSPLFPHPIPPLTAPSPPPRPPLQDMNRLGGASRRARVEGGQLGGDEWTRHGSFVNKPTRGWLHSDSVVTSAGVSYSVRYMGCVEVLQSMRALDFNTRTQVTREAISVVCEAVPGAKGAQRRRKPSSRCMTSILGKSNLQFAGMTITLTISTSSLNLLAADCKQIIANHHMQSISFASGGDPDTAEYVAYVAKDPVNQRACHILECSEGLAQEVISTIGQAFELRFKQYLKNPPKLVTPHDRMAPFDGSAWEEEDDDAAPPPDVPYYNNFPGKQPPPGGLVDMRTRPGATLPYGQPGQNDIHRQPLPPLPVGAKEGGRELFDDPSYVNVDKPRPPAAANGNAHRDAFDMKPFDDALGVSGHGGPNSVSAAPPLVQQLQCEAWFHGSLSRKEAERLLTRDGDFLVRESGTTPGQYVLTGQQGGQPKHLLLVDPEGVVRTKDHRFESVSHLISYHMDNRLPIVSAGSEVCLQQPVERRA, encoded by the exons ATGGAGCTTGTTCCAAAAACCAAGTACACCCACTTTCGGAGTGAATCGTTGAGCTCAACTGATGAAACAAACTCCAATCCATCATCGTTCCCTCCTTCCAGTCCGGCCACCCCGCTCACTCCCTCCCCTGGTTtaccttcctctttctcctcctcgtctctcACTCCCATCTtgcccccctcctctccctgccAGGCCGAGAATAGCCCCACCACCCTCTGCTCCTTCTTCCCCAGAATGGGATCCCTTCGCCTGGGTGTCTCTGCCACTCTTCTCCCTGGACTCAAGGCCTCAAGAGGGCTGCAGCTGCCTCATGTGCCTGTTGAGTCCTCTGGGGACGACAGGAGCAACTCCAGCTCCTCCCCTCTTTTTCCTCACCCAATTCCCCCTCTAACCGctccttctccccctccccGACCTCCTCTGCAGGACATGAACCGGCTGGGCGGGGCGTCCAGGAGGGCACGCGTGGAAGGAGGGCAGCTGGGAGGAGACGAGTGGACGCGCCATGGCTCCTTTGTCAACAAGCCCACCCGCGGCTGGCTGCACTCCGACAGTGTGGTCACCAGCGCCGGTGTTTCCTACAGTGTACGG TACATGGGTTGCGTGGAAGTGCTACAGTCGATGCGAGCGCTGGACTTCAACACCAGAACTCAGGTCACCAG GGAGGCAATCTCCGTGGTGTGCGAGGCCGTGCCCGGAGCCAAGGGAGCCCAGCGCCGGAGAAAG CCTTCTTCTCGCTGTATGACATCCATCCTGGGGAAGAGTAACCTGCAATTTGCCGGCATGACAATCACCCTCACCATCTCGACCAGCAGCCTCAACCTTCTGGCCGCCGACTGCAAACAG ATAATCGCCAACCATCACATGCAGTCCATCTCCTTTGCCTCTGGAGGAGACCCA GATACGGCTGAGTACGTAGCATACGTGGCCAAAGATCCAGTCAACCAGAGAG CTTGTCATATCCTGGAGTGCTCAGAGGGTTTAGCCCAGGAAGTCATCAGCACCATCGGCCAGGCCTTTGAACTGCGTTTCAAACAGTACCTAAAGAACCCTCCCAAACTGGTCACGCCTCATGACAg AATGGCTCCGTTTGACGGTTCTGCGTgggaggaagaagatgatgacGCTGCTCCACCTCCTGACGTCccttattataataatttcccTGGAAAACAGCCTCCCCCTGGTGGACTGGTGGACATGAGGACCCGCCCAGGTGCCACGCTG CCTTATGGACAGCCAGGCCAGAATGACATCCACAGGCAGCCTCTGCCGCCTCTTCCAG TGGGTGCCAAAGAAGGGGGACGAGAACTGTTTGATGACCCTTCATACGTCAACGTTGACAAACCCCGTCCCCCGGCTGCAGCTAATGGAAATGCTCACAGAGATGCTTTTGACATGA agCCATTTGATGATGCCCTGGGCGTCTCTGGACACGGTGGCCCAAACTCGGTTTCAGCAGCGCCCCCTCTGGTGCAGCAGTTGCAGTGCGAGGCCTGGTTCCATGGTAGCTTGAGTCGCAAGGAAGCAGAGAGGCTTCTGACCCGCGATGGAGACTTCCTTGTGCGAGAGTCTGGAACCACACCTGGACAGTATGTCCTCACGGGACAGCAGGGGGGTCAGCCCAAACACCTGCTACTAGTCGACCCAGAAGGAGTG gTTCGTACAAAAGACCATCGGTTTGAAAGTGTGAGTCACCTGATCAGTTACCACATGGACAACAGACTCCCCATCGTATCTGCTGGTAGCGAAGTGTGTCTGCAACAACCAGTAGAGCGCAGAGCCTAA